One genomic region from Apodemus sylvaticus chromosome 1, mApoSyl1.1, whole genome shotgun sequence encodes:
- the Ranbp6 gene encoding ran-binding protein 6 isoform X4, with translation MAAAGSAGLPATVSEKQEFYQLLKNLINPSCMVRRQAEEVYENISGSSSKGKGCCLYYTWTDGYRFCTWFPKEIPRNSDYSFVENHGKPRIGKNFYLTELHSKLTSKNVCCDFLSLL, from the exons ATGGCGGCGGCCGGGTCTGCAGGGTTGCCGGCGACCGTGTCGGAAAAGCAGGAGTTTTACCAGCTTCTGAAGAACCTGATCAATCCAAGCTGTATGGTGCGGAGGCAAGCCGAGGAGGTCTATGAGAATATCTCAG GATCCTCATCCAAGGGTAAGGGCTGCTGCCTGTACTACACTTGGACAGATGGCTACAGATTTTGCACCTGGTTTCCAAAAGAAATTCCACGAAATAGTGATTACAGCTTTGTTGAGAACCATGGAAAACCAAG gatAGGAAAAAACTTCTACTTAACAGAACTTCACTCAAAACTTACAAGCAAGAATGTCTGTTGTGACTTCCTGAGCCTATTGTGA
- the Ranbp6 gene encoding ran-binding protein 6 isoform X2 codes for MAAAGSAGLPATVSEKQEFYQLLKNLINPSCMVRRQAEEVYENISGLCKTTFLLDAVRNRRAGYEVRQMAAALLRRLLSSGFEEVYPNLPSEVQRDVKIELILAVKLETHASMRKKLCDIFAVLARNLIDENGVNHWPEGLKFLIDSIHSKNVVLWEVALHVFWHFPGIFGNQDRHDLDIIKRLLDQCIQDQEHPAIRTLSARAAAAFVLANENNIALFKDFADLLPGILQAVNDSCYQDDDSVLESLVEIADTVPKYLGPHLEDTLQLSLKLCGDSRLSNLQRQLALEVIVTLSETATPMLKKHTNIIAQAVPHILAMMVDLQDDDDWVNADEMEEDDFDSNAVAAESALDRLACGLGGKVVLPMTKEHIMQMLQSHDWKCRHAGLMALSAIGEGCHQQMEPILDETVNSVLLFLQDPHPRVRAAACTTLGQMATDFAPGFQKKFHEIVITALLRTMENQDTQDVENMSDDDGWQFVNLGDQQSFGIKTSGLEAKATACQMLVYYAKELREGFVEYTEQVVKMMVPLLKFYFHDNVRVAAAEAMPFLLECARIRGSEYLSQMWQFICDPLIKAIGTEPDTDVLSEIMNSFAKSIEVMGDGCLNDEHLEELGGILKAKLEGHFKNQELRQVKRQEENYDQQVEMSLQDEDECDVYILTKVSDILHSLFSTYKEKILPWFEQLLPLIVNLICSSRPWPDRQWGLCIFDDIIEHCSPTSFKYVEYFRWPMLLNMRDNNPEVRQAAAYGLGVMAQFGGDDYRSLCSEAVPLLVKVIKCANSKTKKNVIATENCISAIGKIMKFKPNCVNVDEVLPHWLSWLPLHEDKEEAIQTLNFLCDLIESNHPVVIGPNNSNLPKIISIIAEGKLNETISHEDPCAKRLADVVRQIQTSEELWLECTSQLDDEQQEALQELLSFA; via the exons ATGGCGGCGGCCGGGTCTGCAGGGTTGCCGGCGACCGTGTCGGAAAAGCAGGAGTTTTACCAGCTTCTGAAGAACCTGATCAATCCAAGCTGTATGGTGCGGAGGCAAGCCGAGGAGGTCTATGAGAATATCTCAGGTCTGTGTAAGACTACATTCCTCTTAGATGCCGTCCGAAATAGAAGAGCAGGTTATGAGGTGAGACAAATGGCCGCCGCACTGCTACGACGGCTTTTGTCCTCTGGGTTTGAGGAGGTCTATCCAAACCTACCTTCTGAAGTGCAGAGGGATGTCAAGATTGAACTGATACTGGCCGTTAAGTTAGAAACACATGCTAGCATGAGGAAAAAGCTATGTGATATTTTTGCGGTGCTGGCCAGGAATTTGATAGATGAGAATGGCGTTAACCATTGGCCAGAAGGTCTGAAATTCCTCATTGATTCGATTCACTCTAAAAATGTGGTTCTGTGGGAAGTTGCACTTCACGTTTTCTGGCACTTTCCTGGGATTTTTGGGAACCAAGATCGTCACGATTTGGATATCATCAAGAGGTTGTTGGACCAATGTATTCAAGATCAAGAGCATCCAGCAATCAGGACATTATCTGCTAGAGCTGCAGCTGCGTTTGTCCTTGCTAATGAAAACAATATTGCTCTTTTCAAAGACTTTGCAGATTTGCTTCCTGGAATCTTACAGGCTGTGAATGATTCCTGCTACCAGGATGATGATTCAGTGCTGGAATCCCTTGTTGAGATTGCAGATACTGTACCTAAGTACTTGGGTCCCCATTTAGAAGATACTCTGCAGTTGAGCCTGAAGTTATGTGGAGACTCTAGGCTTAGTAATCTGCAACGCCAGCTGGCTCTAGAAGTAATAGTGACCTTATCTGAAACTGCAACTCCAATGTTGAAAAAGCATACGAATATTATTGCACAGGCTGTGCCTCATATATTAGCAATGATGGTTGATCTTCAAGATGATGATGACTGGGTAAATGCtgatgaaatggaagaagatgaTTTTGACAGCAATGCAGTTGCTGCCGAGAGTGCGCTAGACAGACTGGCTTGTGGACTTGGTGGAAAAGTTGTTTTGCCAATGACCAAGGAGCATATCATGCAGATGCTTCAGAGCCACGACTGGAAATGTCGACATGCCGGATTAATGGCCTTATCAGCCATTGGAGAAGGTTGCCATCAGCAAATGGAACCAATTCTAGATGAAACAGTTAACTCAGTTTTACTTTTTCTTCAGGATCCTCATCCAAGGGTAAGGGCTGCTGCCTGTACTACACTTGGACAGATGGCTACAGATTTTGCACCTGGTTTCCAAAAGAAATTCCACGAAATAGTGATTACAGCTTTGTTGAGAACCATGGAAAACCAAG ACACACAGGATGTGGAGAACATGAGCGATGATGATGGCTGGCAGTTTGTAAACCTCGGAGACCAGCAAAGCTTCGGAATCAAAACTTCAGGACTTGAAGCAAAAGCAACTGCTTGCCAGATGTTGGTTTACTATGCTAAGGAGTTAAGAGAAGGATTTGTGGAATACACAGAACAAGTTGTGAAGATGATGGTTCCTCtgctgaaattttattttcatgacaATGTTCGAGTGGCAGCTGCAGAAGCCATGCCCTTTCTCTTGGAATGTGCAAGAATCCGTGGCTCAGAGTATCTTTCACAGATGTGGCAGTTTATATGTGATCCCTTAATCAAGGCAATTGGAACCGAACCTGATACAGATGTGCTCTCAGAAATAATGAATTCTTTTGCCAAGTCCATTGAGGTAATGGGAGATGGTTGTCTCAACGATGAACACTTGGAAGAACTGGGAGGAATTTTGAAGGCAAAGCTTGAAGGGCACTTTAAAAACCAAGAGTTACGGCAAGTAAAAAGGCAAGAAGAAAATTATGACCAACAGGTTGAAATGTCTCTTCAGGATGAGGATGAATGTGATGTTTATATTCTGACCAAAGTATCAGATATTTTGCACTCATTATTTAGCACTTACAAGGAAAAAATTTTACCCTGGTTTGAACAGCTACTCCCATTAATTGTAAATCTAATTTGTTCAAGTAGGCCATGGCCAGACAGACAGTGGGGGCTATGCATATTTGATGACATCATAGAGCACTGCAGTCCAACCTCATTCAAATATGTTGAGTATTTTCGGTGGCCGATGCTTCTCAATATGCGAGACAACAACCCTGAGGTGAGGCAAGCCGCTGCGTACGGACTGGGAGTGATGGCCCAGTTTGGTGGAGATGATTATCGTTCTTTGTGTTCAGAAGCCGTTCCACTCTTGGTAAAAGTTATTAAGTGTGCAAattccaaaaccaaaaaaaatgtgATTGCTACAGAGAACTGTATCTCAGCAATCGGGAAGATTATGAAGTTTAAGCCCAACTGTGTAAACGTGGATGAAGTTCTCCCACACTGGCTATCTTGGCTTCCGCTGCATGAAGATAAGGAAGAAGCTATTCAGACTTTGAATTTTCTCTGTGACCTAATTGAAAGTAACCACCCAGTTGTGATTGGTCCGAATAATTCCAATCTTCCCAAAATCATCAGTATAATTGCAGAAGGAAAACTTAATGAAACGATTAGCCATGAAGACCCCTGTGCCAAACGCCTAGCTGATGTTGTCCGTCAGATACAGACTTCTGAAGAATTATGGTTGGAGTGCACATCCCAACTCGATGATGAACAGCAGGAAGCTTTACAAGAGTTACTCAGTTTTGCTTGA
- the Ranbp6 gene encoding ran-binding protein 6 isoform X5 — translation MAAAGSAGLPATVSEKQEFYQLLKNLINPSCMVRRQAEEVYENISGSSSKGKGCCLYYTWTDGYRFCTWFPKEIPRNSDYSFVENHGKPRHTGCGEHER, via the exons ATGGCGGCGGCCGGGTCTGCAGGGTTGCCGGCGACCGTGTCGGAAAAGCAGGAGTTTTACCAGCTTCTGAAGAACCTGATCAATCCAAGCTGTATGGTGCGGAGGCAAGCCGAGGAGGTCTATGAGAATATCTCAG GATCCTCATCCAAGGGTAAGGGCTGCTGCCTGTACTACACTTGGACAGATGGCTACAGATTTTGCACCTGGTTTCCAAAAGAAATTCCACGAAATAGTGATTACAGCTTTGTTGAGAACCATGGAAAACCAAG ACACACAGGATGTGGAGAACATGAGCGATGA
- the Ranbp6 gene encoding ran-binding protein 6 isoform X1, with the protein MAAAGSAGLPATVSEKQEFYQLLKNLINPSCMVRRQAEEVYENISGLCKTTFLLDAVRNRRAGYEVRQMAAALLRRLLSSGFEEVYPNLPSEVQRDVKIELILAVKLETHASMRKKLCDIFAVLARNLIDENGVNHWPEGLKFLIDSIHSKNVVLWEVALHVFWHFPGIFGNQDRHDLDIIKRLLDQCIQDQEHPAIRTLSARAAAAFVLANENNIALFKDFADLLPGILQAVNDSCYQDDDSVLESLVEIADTVPKYLGPHLEDTLQLSLKLCGDSRLSNLQRQLALEVIVTLSETATPMLKKHTNIIAQAVPHILAMMVDLQDDDDWVNADEMEEDDFDSNAVAAESALDRLACGLGGKVVLPMTKEHIMQMLQSHDWKCRHAGLMALSAIGEGCHQQMEPILDETVNSVLLFLQDPHPRVRAAACTTLGQMATDFAPGFQKKFHEIVITALLRTMENQGNQRVQSHAASALVIFIEDCPKSLLLLYLENMIKSLHSILVIKLQELIRNGTKLALEQLVTTIASVADAIEESFIPYYDIFMPSLKHVVELAVQKELKLLRGKTIECISHVGLAVGKEKFMQDASNVMQLLLKTQSDLNNMEDDDPQTSYMVSAWARMCKILGKDFEQYLPLVIEPLFKTASAKPDVALLDTQDVENMSDDDGWQFVNLGDQQSFGIKTSGLEAKATACQMLVYYAKELREGFVEYTEQVVKMMVPLLKFYFHDNVRVAAAEAMPFLLECARIRGSEYLSQMWQFICDPLIKAIGTEPDTDVLSEIMNSFAKSIEVMGDGCLNDEHLEELGGILKAKLEGHFKNQELRQVKRQEENYDQQVEMSLQDEDECDVYILTKVSDILHSLFSTYKEKILPWFEQLLPLIVNLICSSRPWPDRQWGLCIFDDIIEHCSPTSFKYVEYFRWPMLLNMRDNNPEVRQAAAYGLGVMAQFGGDDYRSLCSEAVPLLVKVIKCANSKTKKNVIATENCISAIGKIMKFKPNCVNVDEVLPHWLSWLPLHEDKEEAIQTLNFLCDLIESNHPVVIGPNNSNLPKIISIIAEGKLNETISHEDPCAKRLADVVRQIQTSEELWLECTSQLDDEQQEALQELLSFA; encoded by the coding sequence ATGGCGGCGGCCGGGTCTGCAGGGTTGCCGGCGACCGTGTCGGAAAAGCAGGAGTTTTACCAGCTTCTGAAGAACCTGATCAATCCAAGCTGTATGGTGCGGAGGCAAGCCGAGGAGGTCTATGAGAATATCTCAGGTCTGTGTAAGACTACATTCCTCTTAGATGCCGTCCGAAATAGAAGAGCAGGTTATGAGGTGAGACAAATGGCCGCCGCACTGCTACGACGGCTTTTGTCCTCTGGGTTTGAGGAGGTCTATCCAAACCTACCTTCTGAAGTGCAGAGGGATGTCAAGATTGAACTGATACTGGCCGTTAAGTTAGAAACACATGCTAGCATGAGGAAAAAGCTATGTGATATTTTTGCGGTGCTGGCCAGGAATTTGATAGATGAGAATGGCGTTAACCATTGGCCAGAAGGTCTGAAATTCCTCATTGATTCGATTCACTCTAAAAATGTGGTTCTGTGGGAAGTTGCACTTCACGTTTTCTGGCACTTTCCTGGGATTTTTGGGAACCAAGATCGTCACGATTTGGATATCATCAAGAGGTTGTTGGACCAATGTATTCAAGATCAAGAGCATCCAGCAATCAGGACATTATCTGCTAGAGCTGCAGCTGCGTTTGTCCTTGCTAATGAAAACAATATTGCTCTTTTCAAAGACTTTGCAGATTTGCTTCCTGGAATCTTACAGGCTGTGAATGATTCCTGCTACCAGGATGATGATTCAGTGCTGGAATCCCTTGTTGAGATTGCAGATACTGTACCTAAGTACTTGGGTCCCCATTTAGAAGATACTCTGCAGTTGAGCCTGAAGTTATGTGGAGACTCTAGGCTTAGTAATCTGCAACGCCAGCTGGCTCTAGAAGTAATAGTGACCTTATCTGAAACTGCAACTCCAATGTTGAAAAAGCATACGAATATTATTGCACAGGCTGTGCCTCATATATTAGCAATGATGGTTGATCTTCAAGATGATGATGACTGGGTAAATGCtgatgaaatggaagaagatgaTTTTGACAGCAATGCAGTTGCTGCCGAGAGTGCGCTAGACAGACTGGCTTGTGGACTTGGTGGAAAAGTTGTTTTGCCAATGACCAAGGAGCATATCATGCAGATGCTTCAGAGCCACGACTGGAAATGTCGACATGCCGGATTAATGGCCTTATCAGCCATTGGAGAAGGTTGCCATCAGCAAATGGAACCAATTCTAGATGAAACAGTTAACTCAGTTTTACTTTTTCTTCAGGATCCTCATCCAAGGGTAAGGGCTGCTGCCTGTACTACACTTGGACAGATGGCTACAGATTTTGCACCTGGTTTCCAAAAGAAATTCCACGAAATAGTGATTACAGCTTTGTTGAGAACCATGGAAAACCAAGGTAATCAGCGTGTGCAATCTCACGCAGCTTCTgctcttgttatttttattgaagACTGCCCCAAATCATTGCTGCTTCTATATttggaaaatatgataaaaagtCTCCATTCCATCTTGGTAATTAAACTTCAAGAGCTGATTCGGAATGGAACTAAGTTGGCCTTAGAACAACTTGTGACAACCATTGCGTCAGTTGCAGATGCAATAGAAGAAAGCTTTATTCCATATTATGATATATTTATGCCCTCGCTCAAACATGTTGTTGAGCTCGCTGTTCAAAAGGAACTCAAGCTTCTTCGAGGAAAAACTATTGAGTGCATTAGCCATGTTGGACTTGCGGTTGGGAAGGAAAAATTTATGCAAGATGCATCAAATGTGATGCAGTTACTGTTGAAGACACAATCAGACTTAAATAACATGGAAGATGATGACCCTCAGACTTCTTACATGGTTTCAGCCTGGGCTAGAATGTGTAAAATCCTTGGCAAAGACTTTGAGCAATATCTTCCACTGGTTATTGAGCCTCTTTTCAAGACTGCTTCAGCTAAGCCTGATGTCGCTCTCTTAGACACACAGGATGTGGAGAACATGAGCGATGATGATGGCTGGCAGTTTGTAAACCTCGGAGACCAGCAAAGCTTCGGAATCAAAACTTCAGGACTTGAAGCAAAAGCAACTGCTTGCCAGATGTTGGTTTACTATGCTAAGGAGTTAAGAGAAGGATTTGTGGAATACACAGAACAAGTTGTGAAGATGATGGTTCCTCtgctgaaattttattttcatgacaATGTTCGAGTGGCAGCTGCAGAAGCCATGCCCTTTCTCTTGGAATGTGCAAGAATCCGTGGCTCAGAGTATCTTTCACAGATGTGGCAGTTTATATGTGATCCCTTAATCAAGGCAATTGGAACCGAACCTGATACAGATGTGCTCTCAGAAATAATGAATTCTTTTGCCAAGTCCATTGAGGTAATGGGAGATGGTTGTCTCAACGATGAACACTTGGAAGAACTGGGAGGAATTTTGAAGGCAAAGCTTGAAGGGCACTTTAAAAACCAAGAGTTACGGCAAGTAAAAAGGCAAGAAGAAAATTATGACCAACAGGTTGAAATGTCTCTTCAGGATGAGGATGAATGTGATGTTTATATTCTGACCAAAGTATCAGATATTTTGCACTCATTATTTAGCACTTACAAGGAAAAAATTTTACCCTGGTTTGAACAGCTACTCCCATTAATTGTAAATCTAATTTGTTCAAGTAGGCCATGGCCAGACAGACAGTGGGGGCTATGCATATTTGATGACATCATAGAGCACTGCAGTCCAACCTCATTCAAATATGTTGAGTATTTTCGGTGGCCGATGCTTCTCAATATGCGAGACAACAACCCTGAGGTGAGGCAAGCCGCTGCGTACGGACTGGGAGTGATGGCCCAGTTTGGTGGAGATGATTATCGTTCTTTGTGTTCAGAAGCCGTTCCACTCTTGGTAAAAGTTATTAAGTGTGCAAattccaaaaccaaaaaaaatgtgATTGCTACAGAGAACTGTATCTCAGCAATCGGGAAGATTATGAAGTTTAAGCCCAACTGTGTAAACGTGGATGAAGTTCTCCCACACTGGCTATCTTGGCTTCCGCTGCATGAAGATAAGGAAGAAGCTATTCAGACTTTGAATTTTCTCTGTGACCTAATTGAAAGTAACCACCCAGTTGTGATTGGTCCGAATAATTCCAATCTTCCCAAAATCATCAGTATAATTGCAGAAGGAAAACTTAATGAAACGATTAGCCATGAAGACCCCTGTGCCAAACGCCTAGCTGATGTTGTCCGTCAGATACAGACTTCTGAAGAATTATGGTTGGAGTGCACATCCCAACTCGATGATGAACAGCAGGAAGCTTTACAAGAGTTACTCAGTTTTGCTTGA
- the Ranbp6 gene encoding ran-binding protein 6 isoform X3, which translates to MAAAGSAGLPATVSEKQEFYQLLKNLINPSCMVRRQAEEVYENISGLCKTTFLLDAVRNRRAGYEDPHPRVRAAACTTLGQMATDFAPGFQKKFHEIVITALLRTMENQGNQRVQSHAASALVIFIEDCPKSLLLLYLENMIKSLHSILVIKLQELIRNGTKLALEQLVTTIASVADAIEESFIPYYDIFMPSLKHVVELAVQKELKLLRGKTIECISHVGLAVGKEKFMQDASNVMQLLLKTQSDLNNMEDDDPQTSYMVSAWARMCKILGKDFEQYLPLVIEPLFKTASAKPDVALLDTQDVENMSDDDGWQFVNLGDQQSFGIKTSGLEAKATACQMLVYYAKELREGFVEYTEQVVKMMVPLLKFYFHDNVRVAAAEAMPFLLECARIRGSEYLSQMWQFICDPLIKAIGTEPDTDVLSEIMNSFAKSIEVMGDGCLNDEHLEELGGILKAKLEGHFKNQELRQVKRQEENYDQQVEMSLQDEDECDVYILTKVSDILHSLFSTYKEKILPWFEQLLPLIVNLICSSRPWPDRQWGLCIFDDIIEHCSPTSFKYVEYFRWPMLLNMRDNNPEVRQAAAYGLGVMAQFGGDDYRSLCSEAVPLLVKVIKCANSKTKKNVIATENCISAIGKIMKFKPNCVNVDEVLPHWLSWLPLHEDKEEAIQTLNFLCDLIESNHPVVIGPNNSNLPKIISIIAEGKLNETISHEDPCAKRLADVVRQIQTSEELWLECTSQLDDEQQEALQELLSFA; encoded by the exons ATGGCGGCGGCCGGGTCTGCAGGGTTGCCGGCGACCGTGTCGGAAAAGCAGGAGTTTTACCAGCTTCTGAAGAACCTGATCAATCCAAGCTGTATGGTGCGGAGGCAAGCCGAGGAGGTCTATGAGAATATCTCAGGTCTGTGTAAGACTACATTCCTCTTAGATGCCGTCCGAAATAGAAGAGCAGGTTATGAG GATCCTCATCCAAGGGTAAGGGCTGCTGCCTGTACTACACTTGGACAGATGGCTACAGATTTTGCACCTGGTTTCCAAAAGAAATTCCACGAAATAGTGATTACAGCTTTGTTGAGAACCATGGAAAACCAAGGTAATCAGCGTGTGCAATCTCACGCAGCTTCTgctcttgttatttttattgaagACTGCCCCAAATCATTGCTGCTTCTATATttggaaaatatgataaaaagtCTCCATTCCATCTTGGTAATTAAACTTCAAGAGCTGATTCGGAATGGAACTAAGTTGGCCTTAGAACAACTTGTGACAACCATTGCGTCAGTTGCAGATGCAATAGAAGAAAGCTTTATTCCATATTATGATATATTTATGCCCTCGCTCAAACATGTTGTTGAGCTCGCTGTTCAAAAGGAACTCAAGCTTCTTCGAGGAAAAACTATTGAGTGCATTAGCCATGTTGGACTTGCGGTTGGGAAGGAAAAATTTATGCAAGATGCATCAAATGTGATGCAGTTACTGTTGAAGACACAATCAGACTTAAATAACATGGAAGATGATGACCCTCAGACTTCTTACATGGTTTCAGCCTGGGCTAGAATGTGTAAAATCCTTGGCAAAGACTTTGAGCAATATCTTCCACTGGTTATTGAGCCTCTTTTCAAGACTGCTTCAGCTAAGCCTGATGTCGCTCTCTTAGACACACAGGATGTGGAGAACATGAGCGATGATGATGGCTGGCAGTTTGTAAACCTCGGAGACCAGCAAAGCTTCGGAATCAAAACTTCAGGACTTGAAGCAAAAGCAACTGCTTGCCAGATGTTGGTTTACTATGCTAAGGAGTTAAGAGAAGGATTTGTGGAATACACAGAACAAGTTGTGAAGATGATGGTTCCTCtgctgaaattttattttcatgacaATGTTCGAGTGGCAGCTGCAGAAGCCATGCCCTTTCTCTTGGAATGTGCAAGAATCCGTGGCTCAGAGTATCTTTCACAGATGTGGCAGTTTATATGTGATCCCTTAATCAAGGCAATTGGAACCGAACCTGATACAGATGTGCTCTCAGAAATAATGAATTCTTTTGCCAAGTCCATTGAGGTAATGGGAGATGGTTGTCTCAACGATGAACACTTGGAAGAACTGGGAGGAATTTTGAAGGCAAAGCTTGAAGGGCACTTTAAAAACCAAGAGTTACGGCAAGTAAAAAGGCAAGAAGAAAATTATGACCAACAGGTTGAAATGTCTCTTCAGGATGAGGATGAATGTGATGTTTATATTCTGACCAAAGTATCAGATATTTTGCACTCATTATTTAGCACTTACAAGGAAAAAATTTTACCCTGGTTTGAACAGCTACTCCCATTAATTGTAAATCTAATTTGTTCAAGTAGGCCATGGCCAGACAGACAGTGGGGGCTATGCATATTTGATGACATCATAGAGCACTGCAGTCCAACCTCATTCAAATATGTTGAGTATTTTCGGTGGCCGATGCTTCTCAATATGCGAGACAACAACCCTGAGGTGAGGCAAGCCGCTGCGTACGGACTGGGAGTGATGGCCCAGTTTGGTGGAGATGATTATCGTTCTTTGTGTTCAGAAGCCGTTCCACTCTTGGTAAAAGTTATTAAGTGTGCAAattccaaaaccaaaaaaaatgtgATTGCTACAGAGAACTGTATCTCAGCAATCGGGAAGATTATGAAGTTTAAGCCCAACTGTGTAAACGTGGATGAAGTTCTCCCACACTGGCTATCTTGGCTTCCGCTGCATGAAGATAAGGAAGAAGCTATTCAGACTTTGAATTTTCTCTGTGACCTAATTGAAAGTAACCACCCAGTTGTGATTGGTCCGAATAATTCCAATCTTCCCAAAATCATCAGTATAATTGCAGAAGGAAAACTTAATGAAACGATTAGCCATGAAGACCCCTGTGCCAAACGCCTAGCTGATGTTGTCCGTCAGATACAGACTTCTGAAGAATTATGGTTGGAGTGCACATCCCAACTCGATGATGAACAGCAGGAAGCTTTACAAGAGTTACTCAGTTTTGCTTGA